The segment GGGCCCGCTCACGCAATACTGATGGAGCGAAGGGACGAAAAGATTCTCTAAACTTGATCTTAAGGTTCATGTTAGACTGCATTGTAGGGCTTCGCGCATCGCCCAAAATGCTGCGCCCACCGAGCGCGCGAGGACCGAATTCCATGCGGCCATGAAACCATCCCACGACGTTTCCGGCCGCGATAAGACTCGCGACCATGTCACAAAGTTCCTGCTCTGATTGACAGTGGTAGTATTCAGCCGAGACGCTGTCGAGGAACGCTTTGATCTGATCGTTATCATGTCGCGGTCCGAGTAGCGATCCGTGCTGCGCATCGGTCGGCTTGCAGACCCGATCATTGGCCAGCAATTGGTACCACACGAATAGTGCAACGCCAATTGCCCCGCCAGCGTCGCCGGCGGCGGGTTGAATCCACAGGCGCCGAAACGGCCCTTCGCGGAGGATTCGTCCGTTAGCTACACAATTGAGGGCAACGCCCCCCGCCAAACACAGATCGGCCATCCCGTCAGTTGCGGCGTACGCGTGCCGTGCCATTCGAAGCATTATTTCTTCAGTGACAACTTGGATCGAAGCGGCCAGATCCATGTGTCTTTGCGTTAGATGTGACTCCGGCAGCCGCGGCGGACCGCCGAAAACGCGATGGAATTTTCCGGAGGTCATCGTCAGCCCATGGCAGTAGTTAAAGTAAGATAAGTCTAACCTAAACGAGCCGTCCTCCTTCAGATCCAGAAGTTTTTCGCGAATCAAGTCTGCATATATCGGCTCGCCATACGGCGCCAACCCCATCAACTTATACTCACCTGAGTTCACGCGAAAGCCGGTATAATACGTGAATGCCGAATACAGCAGCCCTAACGAATGCGGGAAACGCAATTCGTGGGTCAACTCGATCCGATTTCCGCGCCCGACGCCGCAAGTAGCCGTTGCCCATTCACCGACGCCGTCGACCGTGATGATTGCTGCCGCATCGAATGGCGACGGGAAGAATGCGCTGGCTGCATGCGATTCGTGATGTTCGACAAAAATTGGTCGTTGCTTGTATTTCGAAGGGATCGCCTTATGTATCTCGCGGGGCAGCCAGAGTTTTTGTTTCAACCACTGGGGAATGGACTCACAAAACTGGCGTAGGCCCCGTGGCGCATGCGCGAGATACGTTTCTAGCAAACGGTCGAATTTAAGCAGCGGTTTTTCGTAGAAGCCCACGTAATCGATCTGCCCAGGATCTAAGCGGGCTTCACGGAGGCAATAGGCGATGGCTTGGGACGGAAAGCGATGATCATGCTTGACTCGAGTGAATCGCTCCTCTTGGGCCGCGGCCACGATCTGACCGTCGACGACTAGTGCTGCGGCAGAGTCGTGGTAGAAAGCAGATATCCCCAGGATCGCTGTCATCGATCTAACCAGCCTTCTGATCGTAGTCCATCATCCGGCGGCAAAGACTGAGCGGCCTCATATCAATCCACACGTCGTTGATATATTTTAAGCACTCGGCCTTCGTACCGCGTTTGCCGATGTCGGTCCATCCGGGGGGCGGTTCGACTTCGGTGCTCCAGATCGAGAATTGACCCTCGTGATTCACGACCATACGGAGCATTAAATCGTCGTCGCCAACAATAGGATTGTCGTCAGTCATCGTGATGTGCGCCCGATAAAAAGGTAGATGATGGACTATATGTGGTGACCGAATACTGTCAAGCGGGCCGTAGGATCGCCAGGGTCGGCGTCCTTGATCAGTCCGTCCTCCAGATGAATGAGCCGATCCGCTATGTGATAAAAACGATCGTCAT is part of the Pirellulales bacterium genome and harbors:
- a CDS encoding MbtH family NRPS accessory protein — its product is MTDDNPIVGDDDLMLRMVVNHEGQFSIWSTEVEPPPGWTDIGKRGTKAECLKYINDVWIDMRPLSLCRRMMDYDQKAG
- a CDS encoding carbamoyltransferase; translated protein: MTAILGISAFYHDSAAALVVDGQIVAAAQEERFTRVKHDHRFPSQAIAYCLREARLDPGQIDYVGFYEKPLLKFDRLLETYLAHAPRGLRQFCESIPQWLKQKLWLPREIHKAIPSKYKQRPIFVEHHESHAASAFFPSPFDAAAIITVDGVGEWATATCGVGRGNRIELTHELRFPHSLGLLYSAFTYYTGFRVNSGEYKLMGLAPYGEPIYADLIREKLLDLKEDGSFRLDLSYFNYCHGLTMTSGKFHRVFGGPPRLPESHLTQRHMDLAASIQVVTEEIMLRMARHAYAATDGMADLCLAGGVALNCVANGRILREGPFRRLWIQPAAGDAGGAIGVALFVWYQLLANDRVCKPTDAQHGSLLGPRHDNDQIKAFLDSVSAEYYHCQSEQELCDMVASLIAAGNVVGWFHGRMEFGPRALGGRSILGDARSPTMQSNMNLKIKFRESFRPFAPSVLRERAQDFFETPHSDSSPYMLLVAPVLDRRRTKGGGESKPQGLAKAHVNRSEIPAVTHVDYSARFQTVEPERNGRYYKLIKSFEQQTGCPLIINTSFNVRGEPLVNTPYEAYRCFLSTDMDVLVLEDFVLLKRKQAHLDRASAQMYLSEFDLD